The Dreissena polymorpha isolate Duluth1 chromosome 10, UMN_Dpol_1.0, whole genome shotgun sequence genome includes a region encoding these proteins:
- the LOC127849082 gene encoding cadherin-1-like: protein MLATGKSLDFETTPSYTLIITAVETGATTATGTATLTVSIKNVLEFGQTQYGVCMSDGATADTVVGTYSISDNTASTTVTYAIDSSGNTNSAFTITSAGVLKVATGKTLAQKTLGGYEIDLTATESEGAADEGSTTVWIAVGTCGSSAMHVVATLGVTLLALIVAMFA, encoded by the exons ATGTTGGCTACCGGCAAGAGTCTCGACTTTGAAACCACGCCTTCATATACCTTAATAATAAC TGCAGTGGAAACCGGTGCGACCACTGCTACAGGCACCGCGACTTTGACGGTCAGCATAAAAAATGTCCTGGAATTCGGACAGACCCAGTATGGCGTCTGTATGTCTGACGGAGCGACCGCAG ACACGGTCGTCGGAACTTACAGCATTTCGGATAATACGGCTAGCACAACGGTGACGTACGCAATAGATT CCTCCGGAAACACCAACAGCGCCTTTACGATCACTTCCGCTGGCGTGCTCAAGGTAGCCACAGGAAAGACGCTCGCCCAGAAGACCCTTGGCGGATACGAGATTGATCTGACTGCAACGGAATCCGAAGGTGCCGCTGACGAGGGAAGTACCACGGTCTGGATCGCGGTCGGAACGTGTGGAAGCTCTGCCATGCACGTGGTGGCGACGCTGGGTGTCACTCTGCTCGCCCTGATCGTTGCCATGTTCGCCTAG